Within the Leptospira ryugenii genome, the region CAAAGCTATTTCATTTTACAGAATTGGAAGAGAATGGAGAAATGAAATTTGATTACCAGATTCGTTTGGGAATTTCTCAATCTACAAATGCACTTAGGATCCTCCAAAAAGAAGGGATTCCCATTTCCAAATTGAGCTAACGTTTCTCATTCTCCGTGTTTTTTGGTTCATTGAAAAATCCAGAAATACTAGAACGAAATTGGTTCCATCCATTTTGAACTGTCTCCGTCACATTGCTGACTGCTTTGTCTACGTATTCTGAAAGAGCAGAGCCTGCAATCCCACCAACTGTCGCACCTGCTGGCCCTGCCAGTAAAATCGTTCCCGCGTAGATAGACCCTAACCAAATGGGATCAATGTATGGGGAATTAACAGCGTAGGTTCCCTTGTAAATAATAGGCAGCTTTAGAACTCTGCCCGTAATTCCTGGCAAAGCGATGGTAAATTTCATATCGATCTTTTTATCTAAATCAATCGATCCAGCACCCTTACCGGACAATCCGTCCGCTTGCAATAGGAAATTATCAAACTGAAATTTTCTATCGGAATACTTTAAGTTCATGGTAATTTTTTTGTACGGTGTGGATCGAGTGAAATCTATCTTTTTCAAAGAGATCAAACTGCCGATCGAACTGATTGGCTTAAGAATGTTTGTATAACTCAAAAGTTCACCATCATTTGCTTCAAATTTTCCATCAATCTTCAATGATCGAATGATCTCCTCCTCCGAATCTCCAAGAGCATTCAATTGAAAATTTGATTCGAGAGTGCCATTTATGGGAGCATTTCCAAATTGATGGCTAAGCAATTTTTCTAGGGAAATTTTTTCCGCAGTTCCTGTGAGATCCAGATGAGGTTGTGAGCCCCACACAAAACTTCCTTTGGCATCCAATACTCCTCCATACAAATCTAAATGGAGTTTTTTAATCGACATTTGGCTTTTTTGGTATTGCAAATGGAAATTCAAATGGTCTGCAAAAACCCCTCGGAGATTGGCACGACTCAAATTGAAATGTAAATTGACATTCATTCTATCTTTATACGCTGTATCTGGCATATCCCGAGTTAAAATTGATTTTTCCAAATCTGGATCTAAAAAGAGTCGAATGACATTGATCACAGTATCAGCATCAATATATTCTGATCTACCTTCGAACTGAATGGTGGGAGATAATGGAGGTTTATCAAATGTCACAAAACCAGAACCAAATATCTTTGCTCGACCCTTCCATTCCAAAAAGATGCGCTCAAAAGATAATTTTGTTGTTAAGTCATCGTAAGAGATGAGCACATTGATGAAAGCATCACCAAAAGGCCGATATCCTTTCCTTGCAAGATTTGTTAGGTGAGCGCCTTGGAAGTCTGCAGATACGGTATGAGTATCCCGTTTGTAAATGGGAACAATTGCATCTAATTTGGCATATTGAAGGTCTAAATATGGAAATATTACTGAGATGTCATAGAGATTCACTCCTGAAAAATCATCAAAATGAACATTTCCTTCAAAGCGTAGATCGTCAAACGTTAATTTGCCCCCCAAGAACTGAGCAAGTAAATTTATCTGAAATGGTTGCTCATTCAACTTTCCATAGTAGTAAAGCCCTATTTGGCTCTCTGTTTCATCTAAATCTATGTTTGTTTCATAATTGTAAAAAATGAGCTTACGATCGTACAATTTGTCCGTAAATTGAATCCTTACATTTCTTAATTTAAAAATTCTAGGAAAATCTTTAAATACCGAACCAAATAACAAATCTTCATCCGTCTCTTCAGCGTTCTGTATTGTGTTTGCGGAGACGGTTTCCTTGGTTAGCTTACTTGTAAATTGAGGAAAGGATTCATCTTTTTCTCTTTGTAGGTTGATGGAACCAGAACTTAAAATGACATCTCTTATCTCTAGTTTCT harbors:
- a CDS encoding AsmA family protein, which translates into the protein MRRSFRETLKSYIGKAFLGSIVIFSTSSFFLLYPLVSDPDYYKNLILEQVQSKTGFVFDYNDFEPRVFPYPGIALSQVKVSKEKETFITLEELTIHVYFGVFIGKKLEIRDVILSSGSINLQREKDESFPQFTSKLTKETVSANTIQNAEETDEDLLFGSVFKDFPRIFKLRNVRIQFTDKLYDRKLIFYNYETNIDLDETESQIGLYYYGKLNEQPFQINLLAQFLGGKLTFDDLRFEGNVHFDDFSGVNLYDISVIFPYLDLQYAKLDAIVPIYKRDTHTVSADFQGAHLTNLARKGYRPFGDAFINVLISYDDLTTKLSFERIFLEWKGRAKIFGSGFVTFDKPPLSPTIQFEGRSEYIDADTVINVIRLFLDPDLEKSILTRDMPDTAYKDRMNVNLHFNLSRANLRGVFADHLNFHLQYQKSQMSIKKLHLDLYGGVLDAKGSFVWGSQPHLDLTGTAEKISLEKLLSHQFGNAPINGTLESNFQLNALGDSEEEIIRSLKIDGKFEANDGELLSYTNILKPISSIGSLISLKKIDFTRSTPYKKITMNLKYSDRKFQFDNFLLQADGLSGKGAGSIDLDKKIDMKFTIALPGITGRVLKLPIIYKGTYAVNSPYIDPIWLGSIYAGTILLAGPAGATVGGIAGSALSEYVDKAVSNVTETVQNGWNQFRSSISGFFNEPKNTENEKR